One genomic region from Geitlerinema sp. PCC 9228 encodes:
- a CDS encoding ABC transporter permease, translating to MSLASQQWKNLQQKAIAALTSDTLTYTLKRLLQGLFTLLLASVLSFAIIQLAPGDYLDNLQQNPEISQETLEQLRRQFGLDRPPVQQYLLWLQSIITEGDFGRSFTYQRPVTEVLAERIPATLLLAISSLVVTWAIGIPLGILAAIRQNSAIDRFLRLMSYTGQGFPSFITALLLLFLAQKTSPLFPVGGMTSIDHADFNFIGKVLDIGWHLILPTIALSITSFAGLQRLMRGQLLDVLRQDYIRTARAKGLPENRVIYVHALRNAINPLITILGFEFANLLSGSFITELFFNWPGLGLLTLQAVQSQDLYLVMASLMMGATMLIVGNLIADLLLKFVDPRIQLGQE from the coding sequence ATGAGCCTAGCCAGCCAACAGTGGAAAAATCTGCAACAAAAAGCGATCGCTGCCCTCACCAGCGATACCCTTACTTATACACTCAAACGCCTGTTACAAGGACTTTTCACCCTGTTGCTGGCTTCGGTACTCAGTTTTGCCATTATCCAACTGGCACCGGGTGACTACTTGGATAACCTGCAGCAAAACCCAGAAATCTCCCAAGAAACCCTAGAACAATTGCGCCGCCAGTTTGGTTTGGACCGTCCGCCGGTGCAGCAATACCTGCTGTGGCTGCAAAGCATCATCACCGAAGGGGATTTCGGCCGCAGTTTCACCTACCAACGACCGGTTACCGAAGTGCTAGCGGAACGCATTCCGGCCACGCTGCTGCTGGCGATTTCCTCATTGGTGGTTACCTGGGCCATTGGCATTCCGTTGGGCATTTTAGCCGCCATCCGCCAAAACAGCGCCATCGATCGCTTTTTGCGCCTAATGAGCTACACCGGCCAGGGATTTCCCAGCTTCATTACCGCCTTGCTGCTTTTATTTTTAGCCCAAAAAACCTCTCCTCTGTTTCCAGTTGGTGGTATGACCAGCATCGACCACGCCGATTTCAACTTCATCGGTAAAGTTCTCGATATTGGCTGGCATTTAATTCTACCCACCATTGCCCTGAGCATTACCAGTTTTGCTGGCTTGCAGCGGTTGATGCGCGGTCAGCTACTCGATGTTTTGCGCCAAGACTACATTCGCACCGCTCGTGCCAAAGGACTGCCGGAAAATCGGGTTATTTATGTCCATGCGTTGCGCAATGCCATCAACCCGCTTATCACCATTTTGGGGTTTGAATTTGCCAATTTGCTCAGCGGTTCTTTTATCACCGAATTATTTTTCAACTGGCCGGGATTGGGACTTTTAACCCTACAAGCGGTACAATCTCAGGATTTGTACCTGGTGATGGCAAGTCTGATGATGGGAGCTACCATGTTGATTGTGGGCAATTTGATCGCCGATTTATTGCTAAAATTTGTGGACCCCAGGATTCAGTTAGGGCAAGAGTAA
- a CDS encoding ATP-binding cassette domain-containing protein, translating to MSENTLTNSEKEDLNGPQEVILRTEDVSVAYDGTPAIANVTLGIFKNQITGFIGPSGCGKSTLLRCFNRLNDAITRAEVTGKIFLHEREISRINPVEVRRRIGMVFQRPNPFPKSVYENIALGLRVNGYRGEIDERVEHALRQVGLWEEVKNDLRKNALHLSGGQQQRLCIARAIALNPEILLMDEPCSALDPISSSRIDYLLEEMKQQYTIVIVTHNLKQAARVTDMVAFFNVDTTDSQRVGRLVEYAPTTVIFRQPNVQATWEYVYQGFSGLQSGSDRLLSAESSE from the coding sequence ATGTCGGAAAATACGCTAACTAACTCGGAAAAGGAAGATTTAAATGGTCCCCAAGAGGTGATTTTAAGGACGGAAGATGTATCTGTGGCTTACGATGGTACCCCTGCGATCGCCAATGTAACGCTGGGAATTTTTAAAAATCAAATTACCGGTTTTATTGGTCCTTCTGGCTGTGGCAAAAGTACGTTGCTACGCTGTTTTAATCGCCTAAACGATGCCATTACCCGCGCTGAGGTGACGGGCAAAATTTTTCTACACGAACGGGAAATCTCCCGCATCAATCCCGTGGAAGTCCGCCGTCGCATTGGGATGGTTTTTCAACGACCCAATCCCTTTCCCAAATCGGTTTATGAAAATATTGCTTTGGGGTTGCGCGTGAATGGCTATCGCGGTGAGATAGACGAACGGGTGGAACATGCCTTGCGTCAGGTGGGTTTGTGGGAAGAAGTGAAAAATGATTTGCGCAAAAATGCCTTGCATCTCTCTGGTGGCCAGCAACAACGCCTGTGCATTGCCCGCGCCATTGCCCTCAACCCGGAAATTTTGCTGATGGACGAACCTTGTTCTGCTTTAGACCCCATCTCTTCGTCGCGGATTGATTATCTTTTGGAAGAAATGAAGCAACAATATACGATTGTTATTGTTACTCACAACCTCAAGCAAGCAGCGCGGGTGACGGATATGGTGGCTTTTTTCAATGTAGATACCACCGATAGCCAACGGGTGGGTCGGTTGGTGGAATATGCCCCCACCACAGTAATTTTTCGCCAACCCAATGTTCAGGCCACTTGGGAATACGTCTATCAGGGATTTTCCGGCTTGCAATCGGGAAGCGATCGCTTGCTTTCTGCTGAGTCGAGCGAATGA
- the pstC gene encoding phosphate ABC transporter permease subunit PstC: protein MSRGNLPTKSSQHRKQRVKLQLSVIQERVVHGVLALAASIPVIIALSILAIFLYHAWMFFQQVPIWEFFTDTEWTPDYKSRQFGVIVLISGTLTITAIAMLVAIPTGILAAIYLSEYANPSVRRFLKPSLEALSGIPTIAYGYFAILFLTPFLKHVVPGLPPFNALSAGLMTGILITPIVSSISEDAFHNVPTALREGGYALGFTKREVTLKILLPVAFPGIVAALTLAASRSLGETIIASIAAGQNPQLTLNPLIPVESITAYMVQVSLGGVATGSLRSHTIFTLALVLFVVTFALNGLGHWLVRRHSQEMSGLVIPQPELTEQEQKDMEASQLNAQIELTPSQQENLFFAKYIQRNRFDTLFEFLSALAAFVGILVFALLVIVTLQKGAHQLDWVFLSSFPSRNPEEAGIYAALIGTLWILVGTVALAFPIGLGAAIYLEEYLPQTRLSELLEIHLANMAAVPPIIYGLLGLAVFSETFGFITGGNSILAAILTIGILILPPVIITARTTLRSVPGEQRQAGYAVGMSRWQVIWSITLPRALPGLVTGMFLAISRAIGETAPLIAVGAVAFLRFTPSFSVEGLQTSFTTLTTQIFFWVSKPQEAFRENAAAAILVLGAIVLFLNIVAVLLRDISRHRR, encoded by the coding sequence ATGAGTCGAGGGAATTTACCGACCAAGTCATCCCAGCATCGGAAACAACGTGTCAAACTCCAATTGTCAGTCATCCAAGAGCGCGTTGTACACGGAGTTCTGGCACTTGCGGCCAGCATTCCCGTCATCATTGCTCTATCCATTCTGGCAATCTTTTTGTACCACGCATGGATGTTTTTCCAACAAGTTCCCATTTGGGAATTTTTCACCGATACCGAATGGACGCCTGATTATAAAAGCCGGCAGTTTGGGGTTATTGTTTTGATCAGCGGTACCCTGACCATTACCGCGATCGCTATGTTGGTGGCCATTCCCACAGGGATTTTAGCGGCTATTTATCTCAGCGAGTATGCCAACCCCTCAGTACGTCGTTTCCTCAAACCCAGCCTGGAAGCCCTTTCTGGCATTCCCACCATTGCCTACGGGTATTTTGCTATTCTCTTCCTTACCCCTTTTTTGAAACATGTAGTACCAGGATTACCGCCCTTTAATGCTTTGAGTGCGGGATTGATGACCGGCATTTTAATCACCCCCATTGTTTCCTCCATCAGCGAAGACGCCTTTCATAATGTGCCCACAGCTTTACGTGAAGGGGGCTATGCCCTGGGCTTTACCAAACGGGAAGTGACTCTCAAAATTTTATTGCCGGTAGCCTTTCCTGGCATTGTAGCTGCCTTAACCCTAGCAGCTTCCCGTTCTTTGGGAGAAACCATTATTGCCAGTATTGCTGCCGGGCAAAATCCCCAGCTTACCCTCAACCCTCTCATCCCCGTAGAAAGCATCACAGCTTATATGGTGCAAGTGAGTTTAGGGGGCGTGGCGACAGGGTCTTTGCGTTCCCATACCATTTTTACCCTGGCTTTGGTCTTGTTTGTAGTTACCTTTGCTCTCAACGGTCTTGGCCATTGGTTGGTACGCCGCCACAGCCAGGAAATGTCGGGGTTGGTGATTCCCCAGCCGGAACTGACCGAACAAGAGCAAAAGGATATGGAAGCATCCCAATTGAACGCTCAAATCGAACTGACTCCTTCCCAACAAGAAAATTTATTTTTCGCCAAATACATCCAACGCAATCGTTTCGATACTCTGTTTGAATTTTTATCCGCACTGGCGGCTTTTGTGGGCATCTTGGTTTTTGCTCTGTTGGTTATTGTCACCCTACAAAAAGGTGCCCATCAGTTGGATTGGGTCTTTTTAAGTAGCTTCCCTTCTCGCAATCCAGAAGAAGCAGGTATTTATGCGGCTTTGATTGGCACTTTGTGGATATTGGTTGGTACAGTGGCACTGGCTTTTCCCATTGGATTGGGAGCAGCTATTTATTTAGAGGAATATTTACCCCAAACTCGCCTCAGCGAACTGTTGGAAATTCACCTGGCCAATATGGCAGCTGTTCCGCCAATTATTTACGGTTTGTTGGGACTGGCGGTTTTTAGCGAGACTTTTGGTTTTATCACGGGTGGCAACAGTATTTTGGCAGCAATTTTGACCATTGGGATCTTAATTTTACCGCCGGTTATTATTACAGCGCGAACAACTCTGCGTTCGGTTCCTGGCGAACAACGACAAGCCGGTTATGCGGTGGGAATGAGCCGCTGGCAGGTGATTTGGAGTATTACTCTTCCTAGAGCGTTGCCTGGATTGGTGACGGGGATGTTTTTAGCAATTTCTCGCGCCATTGGCGAAACTGCACCTTTGATTGCGGTAGGGGCAGTTGCGTTTTTGCGGTTTACTCCTTCCTTTTCGGTTGAGGGGTTGCAAACTAGTTTTACTACGCTGACAACGCAAATTTTCTTTTGGGTATCCAAACCCCAAGAAGCTTTTCGTGAAAATGCTGCCGCCGCTATTTTGGTTTTGGGTGCGATTGTTTTGTTTTTAAATATTGTGGCGGTTTTGCTGCGTGATATATCTCGCCATCGTCGTTAA
- the raf1 gene encoding RuBisCO accumulation factor 1, translated as MSETPSYQTPPNPSLSEREARQLLDALRRQEGTWLDRGRAIWRLQKGGYDPKAIFDETGITTSQQNQLAVASQVYDTSLATQATEQLRSHYAQTGSDILYELRVLSNDERIAVAEFSYQRQLSIADVREVTKAVKDFSRLAEIPEGFTEHPGDAVAYAYWKRARDYSDLQSRTRLIASGLRYAHSETARQKLEHLLSDLAAVPQSKAPTAPTYRVETEIELPRIVPVVGTFPLTPKDLENTPTLGSEDPFQVAKIAKSGEFVPLPGWPVIRQAEDPVAIHATARTDASAMSVDALLVSPAEENEVKNSEPVLVIIDRAIRTFEAFRYFLVEKEGQLQLTWFDADPQVPLWAEVLLILKPKRIFDEEAMEVSWQYEE; from the coding sequence ATGAGCGAAACCCCTTCCTACCAAACCCCGCCAAATCCATCCCTTTCCGAAAGGGAAGCCAGGCAACTGCTCGATGCGTTGCGCCGTCAAGAAGGCACTTGGCTCGATCGAGGACGTGCAATCTGGCGCTTGCAAAAGGGTGGCTACGACCCCAAAGCCATTTTTGACGAAACCGGCATCACCACCTCCCAGCAAAATCAGTTGGCTGTAGCTTCTCAGGTCTACGATACCTCCCTCGCCACCCAGGCAACAGAGCAACTGCGATCGCACTACGCACAAACCGGCAGCGACATTTTGTACGAACTGCGGGTATTAAGCAACGACGAACGCATTGCCGTCGCCGAATTCAGCTACCAAAGGCAGTTAAGCATCGCCGACGTTCGCGAAGTCACCAAAGCCGTCAAAGATTTTTCCCGCCTCGCGGAAATCCCTGAAGGATTCACCGAACATCCCGGAGATGCCGTTGCCTACGCCTACTGGAAACGCGCGCGCGACTATTCTGACTTGCAAAGCCGTACTCGCCTCATTGCCAGTGGCTTGCGATACGCACATTCGGAGACTGCCAGGCAAAAACTCGAACATTTACTGAGTGATTTGGCAGCAGTTCCCCAAAGCAAAGCACCCACTGCCCCCACCTATCGGGTGGAAACAGAAATCGAACTGCCGCGGATCGTACCGGTTGTGGGTACGTTTCCCCTGACGCCAAAAGATTTGGAGAATACCCCCACTCTGGGTAGCGAAGACCCCTTTCAGGTGGCTAAAATTGCCAAATCTGGAGAGTTTGTGCCCCTACCAGGCTGGCCGGTGATTCGCCAAGCGGAAGACCCGGTTGCCATCCACGCCACGGCGCGAACGGATGCCAGTGCTATGTCGGTGGATGCGTTGCTGGTTTCTCCTGCTGAGGAAAACGAGGTGAAAAATTCAGAACCAGTTTTGGTAATTATCGATCGCGCCATTCGTACTTTTGAAGCGTTTCGTTATTTCTTGGTAGAAAAAGAAGGACAGCTCCAGCTCACTTGGTTTGATGCGGACCCCCAGGTGCCCTTGTGGGCTGAGGTGTTGTTGATTTTGAAACCCAAGCGCATTTTTGATGAGGAGGCAATGGAGGTTTCTTGGCAGTATGAGGAGTAG